The following coding sequences lie in one Carassius gibelio isolate Cgi1373 ecotype wild population from Czech Republic chromosome A17, carGib1.2-hapl.c, whole genome shotgun sequence genomic window:
- the LOC128031485 gene encoding insulinoma-associated protein 1b: MPKGFLVKRNKKAALVSYRIRSDEDGGSAPEHQIAPIAASPPAPSAPKPDNITSAFPSDGAEAPVSVRSARPVQFGNPEMVYQALYSPTRPISKEHDRKYFERSLNLGSPVSAESFPTPASLTSLDHHLLFAPVDLKIGTSNSNRGGTAPVIRTGAKRPSDAAERKCSKSVKKPKAIRKLNFEDEVTTSPVLGLKIKEGPVDLKPRAASGNTNKPLGEFICQLCREEYSDPFSLAQHKCSRIVRVEYRCPECEKVFSCPANLASHRRWHKPRVPSAPKQALQPAKPFPEEFPSDRDSQSPGLSESGSDDGIYDCQHCGKRFKRQAYLRKHILGHQALQNEILGEAFRTTESPDIMPSEDSQSPAPLNLSPADGLGCPACGEKLPNRASLERHLRLLHDDSQAFPCKFCPATFYSSPGLTKHINKCHPTENRQVILLQMPVRNAC, translated from the coding sequence ATGCCCAAAGGATTCCTGGTGAAAAGGAACAAGAAAGCAGCGCTCGTTTCGTACCGGATACGCTCGGATGAGGATGGAGGATCCGCTCCAGAACATCAAATCGCGCCGATCGCCGCGTCTCCACCCGCGCCCAGCGCCCCCAAGCCGGACAACATCACCTCAGCCTTCCCGTCGGACGGAGCAGAGGCGCCGGTGTCGGTCCGCAGCGCTAGGCCGGTGCAGTTCGGCAACCCGGAGATGGTGTACCAAGCCCTGTACAGCCCCACCCGGCCCATCAGCAAGGAGCACGACAGGAAATATTTCGAGAGGAGTCTCAATCTCGGCTCGCCTGTCTCTGCCGAATCGTTCCCGACTCCCGCCTCTCTCACCAGCCTGGACCATCATCTTCTGTTTGCGCCGGTTGACTTAAAAATCGGCACCAGCAACAGTAACCGCGGCGGAACGGCGCCCGTCATCCGAACCGGCGCCAAAAGACCTTCTGACGCCGCCGAGCGTAAATGCAGCAAAAGCGTCAAGAAACCCAAAGCCATACGCAAACTCAACTTCGAGGACGAGGTCACCACATCCCCGGTGCTGGGCCTGAAAATCAAAGAGGGGCCCGTGGACCTGAAGCCCCGAGCGGCCTCGGGCAACACCAACAAGCCCCTGGGGGAGTTCATCTGCCAGCTTTGCAGAGAAGAATACTCGGACCCGTTCTCTCTGGCACAGCACAAGTGCTCCCGGATAGTGCGGGTGGAGTACAGGTGTCCCGAGTGCGAGAAGGTCTTCAGCTGTCCGGCGAACCTGGCCTCCCACCGGCGCTGGCACAAACCGCGCGTGCCGAGCGCGCCCAAACAAGCCCTCCAACCCGCCAAACCTTTCCCCGAAGAGTTCCCCAGCGACAGAGACTCTCAGAGTCCGGGTCTGTCAGAATCCGGCTCCGACGACGGGATCTACGACTGCCAGCACTGCGGGAAGAGGTTCAAACGCCAAGCCTACCTGAGGAAGCACATCCTGGGACACCAGGCGCTCCAAAATGAAATCCTCGGAGAGGCTTTTCGcaccacagagagccccgacatcatGCCCTCGGAGGACAGCCAAAGCCCGGCTCCGCTCAATCTGAGCCCCGCGGACGGTCTCGGGTGTCCGGCTTGCGGAGAGAAGCTGCCGAACCGGGCGAGTCTGGAGCGACACCTGCGCCTGCTGCACGACGACTCGCAGGCGTTTCCCTGCAAGTTCTGCCCCGCCACTTTCTACAGCTCGCCGGGTCTCACCAAACACATCAACAAATGCCACCCCACCGAAAACAGGCAAGTCATCCTTCTCCAGATGCCCGTGCGTAACGCCTGCTGA